A genomic stretch from Oreochromis aureus strain Israel breed Guangdong linkage group 17, ZZ_aureus, whole genome shotgun sequence includes:
- the LOC116323202 gene encoding plexin-C1-like: MILLLTLLSVLCGEPGSCLEEDGGFTFNGDIRQFAVTSNTLYVATKERLYQLSHDLSLINNLTQRGILKTGNQQDDVQFYRVSETAEWNATFSINVLLPFTKNDSLISCGVTDDDCGHCEILDLKNISNLLYREHFQVGPLKNSSRSVSFLVDVKKKTQTDAYILTAIQQNKEQPENNKCGINQQTINLHDTDNKQGGGIFSLTDGASGTPGIKSNGDVEFVDGFQISSTIYLFSNVLSARTNRVRLIWLEGEKNKTDTLKSLWGATLSVSNGERSRLVASSVIPGEQPVLWSGVFSIDGGDTDTELMVFDISPDNNRNADRDPDFYTSVPSEVRVTPKILKPKAVLFRHSYMTSVLAVRKRGWMVFFIGTGDGQLIKLSVDRNYHAGCPTVLYRTSDDRKVFPKLHLDPVDQKHVYVPFRNQVKRVRVSNCSTYTNLQQCWSAQDPYCVWCGSKRSCTFEDDCTDSDWLSIPDESQHKMISHRVEKDTNGQISIKVRTHLTVGEEVSSRFACQFVASSGSICASNNPPPQFPQCTCILSDRTLPADGLYVTVKFRLGTSPLSERLRLNDCSSISGAPSFELCQQCIKAGCGWNKNSCSWANQGNTDDKVCKELEPGKKSGPEISSITPNVVSFYGSNHAVLSGQNLGYVTRVRIQTHAECTPKESPTWDNAGVSLMFHIPSIDIKGVVRVCVILEDGSCHGDANITYRSSPSCGNITPSSSWMSGKRKLTLTGSHLEVAEGVVHNHTKQDVKLPRKSSYQSNSLQSLTYGTPAAENTSGIFSSSVSLKVANQTLACSTNIIYYPDPEFTSFMGVTTGEDVRITIQKKSDNLEMSKEELSVWGVQDKQEYPCILEAKETSKEMDSFICRIKRPPNTEFYELKIKYGDKTVSLSNPAPHRVSAILLSLLIPGVLAVLLAIYLWRKSRSDRNGF, encoded by the exons ATGATCCTGCTGCTCACTCTGCTTTCTGTTCTCTGCGGAGAACCGGGTTCGTGCCTGGAGGAGGATGGAGGCTTCACGTTTAATGGAGACATCCGTCAGTTCGCCGTAACCTCAAACACACTTTACGTCGCCACAAAGGAGAGGCTGTACCAGCTGAGCCACGACCTGAGTCTGATCAACAATCTGACCCAGAGAGGAATCTTAAAGACCGGAAACCAGCAGGATGATGTCCAGTTTTACCGGGTTTCTGAGACAGCTGAGTGGAACGCAACTTTCAGCATCAACGTGTTGTTGCCTTTCACAAAGAATGACTCTCTGATCAGCTGCGGTGTGACTGACGATGACTGCGGTCACTGCGAGATTCTGGACCTGAAGAACATCTCCAACCTTCTGTACAGGGAACACTTCCAGGTGGGACCTCTGAAGAACAGCAGCAGGTCTGTCAGCTTTCTGGTGGATGTGAAGAAGAAAACTCAGACTGACGCTTACATTCTGACCGCGAtccaacaaaacaaagaacagccCGAAAACAACAAGTGTGGCATTAATCAGCAGACTATCAACCTTCATGATACGGATAACAAACAGGGTGGAGGTATATTTTCTCTAACTGATGGAGCTTCAGGCACACCTGGGATCAAAAGTAACGGTGATGTGGAGTTTGTTGACGGGTTTCAGATCAGTTCAACCATCTATCTGTTCTCCAACGTGCTCTCAGCTCGAACAAACAGAGTCCGTCTCATTTGGCTCGAAGgcgaaaaaaataaaactgacacaCTCAAGTCTCTGTGGGGCGCGACTCTCAGTGTCTCTAACGGTGAACGCAGCAGACTCGTGGCCTCCTCGGTCATCCCGGGGGAGCAGCCGGTGCTTTGGAGCGGCGTGTTCAGTATCGATGGAGGAGACACCGACACCGAGCTGATGGTGTTTGACATCAGCCCTGATAACAACAGGAACGCCGACAGAGATCCAGACTTCTACACCTCTGTGCCATCAGAAGTGAGGGTGACG CCAAAGATCCTGAAACCGAAGGCAGTGCTCTTCAGGCACAGCTACATGACCTCTGTGCTGGCAGTGAGGAAGAGAGGCTGGATGGTTTTCTTCATTGGGACAGGAGACGGGCAGCTCATTAAG CTGTCTGTGGATCGGAACTATCACGCTGGCTGTCCCACGGTGCTCTACAGGACCAGTGATGACCGCAAAGTGTTTCCTAAATTACATCTGGATCCAGTGGATCAGAAACATGTGTATGTGCCATTTAGAAACCAG GTGAAGCGAGTTCGTGTGTCGAATTGCAGCACGtacacaaatctgcagcagtgtTGGTCTGCACAGGATCCATACTGTGTGTGGTGTGGCTCTAAACGCAG CTGCACATTTGAAGATGACTGCACAGATTCAGACTGGCTGTCCATTCCTGATGAGTCCCAACACAAAATGATTTCCCACAGAGTGGAAAAGGACACAAACGGACAG atctcaatAAAAGTCCGCACACACCTGACTGTGGGTGAAGAAGTGTCATCGAGGTTTGCCTGTCAGTTTGTTGCAAGTTCCGGCTCGATTTGTGCTTCGAATAACCCTCCTCCACAGTTCCCACAGTGCACCTGCATCCTGTCTGATCGTACACTTCCTGCTGATG GTCTTTATGTCACAGTAAAATTCAGACTTGGGACATCACCACTGTCAGAACGACTGAGGTTAAACGACTGCTCTAGCATCAGTGGAGCGCCAAGTTTCGAGTT GTGTCAGCAGTGTATCAAAGCTGGTTGTGGAtggaacaaaaacagctgttccTGGGCTAACCAAGGAAATACTGAT GACAAAGTTTGCAAAGAGTTGGAGCCTGGGAAGAAATCT GGGCCAGAGATCTCCTCCATCACTCCCAATGTGGTGTCTTTCTATGGGAGTAACCATGCAGTGTTATCAGGTCAAAACCTTGGTTATGTGACACGAGTGAGGATCCAGACGCATGCTGAATGTACTCCAAAAGA GTCTCCTACTTGGGACAACGCTGGTGTCAGTCTGATGTTCCACATTCCCAGCATAGATATCAAAGGtgtggtccgtgtgtgtgttaTCCTAGAAGATGgtagttgccatggtgatgcCAACATCACTTACCGCTCATCGCCATCCTGCGGCAACATTACTCCAAGCAGCAGCTGGATGAG TGGGAAGAGGAAGCTCACACTCACGGGGTCACACCTGGAGGTTGCTGAAGGAGTGGTACACAACCACACCAAGCAGGACGTCAAGCTTCCCAGAAAAAGCAGCTATCAg TCAAACTCCTTGCAGAGTCTCACCTATGGCACACctgcagctgaaaacacttcgGGGATTTTTAGCAGCAGTGTGTCTTTGAAAGTAGCCAATCAAACCTTGGCCTGCTCCACAAACATCATTTACTATCCGGACCCTGAGTTTACCAGCTTCATGGGTGTAACAACAGGGGAAGATGTACGCATCACCATACAG aaaaagtcAGACAACCTGGAGATGTCAAAAGAAGAGTTATCAGTGTGGGGCGTTCAAGACAAACAGGAATACCCCTGTATCCTGGAGGCCAAAGAAACCAGTAAAGAGATGGATTCATTTATCTGTCGGATTAAAAGGCCGCCCAACACAGAATTTTACGAGTTAAAG